The Tripterygium wilfordii isolate XIE 37 chromosome 21, ASM1340144v1, whole genome shotgun sequence genome segment aataaAATTAGAGCAATCAACAACGAGAAATAGAATTATAATACCAGAAGGAACCGTACTAGATTCAGGTCTCTATAAAGATTCACAGCACTCAAAGTGCCATAGAAAATAAACATGACACATAAAAATAAGAGTATGGATAAACAATTGCAAGGTACAATGACCAATATGCATCATGAtatgaatgcaatttacaatatatatacatttaaatattgtatatatttaaaacaacaagttgaacaattgaggcacaccgaataccgaagcactcgttgaccaagtgtatacaagtacacataaggtcacaatcacacacaatggaggatccatttaaggaaaaTGTACCCCAAACAAGAAGGATATCCGAACACCTAAACCGGTGGTGGGTTGTACATCCCACACCAAACAATGTGATacaacaacacaaccaacaattgctcacaaaacttggctcaatatatgtCATATTTACAATACAATTCAAAACATTTACATAAATTAATGACTTTGAATCAAATCACAAATTCCTCTTTAATGCATCAAAAGAAATTAATACAACTAAAATCCTTTATGCAATATTTTCATTACAAAAAATCATTGTAAAATATGATGAGTGCAAGATGGTCTAGAGGCACAATAACAAACTATGCCATAAGAACACatccatggaggaagacaaagaataatataTGCCAACAATTATTCatggacaacaatcaaacaattgtaggaacaatGAAGTTTAAGAATTTTGGAGGGTCCTACAATGATTCAAACAAGGCataaaaagaaattatcaagAGGATAAAAATTTTTCCTACAATTATTAAATACAAGACAAATAAAGAATTATCCGAGAAGGTGGTAGTTTCCCTACCTCTTGTAGACACAAACTTCACAAGATTAAGCAATAATCTCCAAGTACTATCCAATGAGCCAACCTAATGGAAAATAATATATCATAACTTAATTTATCAAACCTAGTATCAATTTGACAAAAGCCCCAAATTACTTCAAATACCCTAAAATTATAATCTAACAAATTTCTAATTAAACTTGTATCTAATGAGATCATAGTTCTTACCAACTTGTAGAGACCTTCAAAGATAGTTCctaatagagaaaaaaaaaaagaagaaaagagattcAAGTGTTAAATTCTTCTTTGTTGTAAGAcccaaaaagttaaaagaaagtctcttggtttagaacccattgaaataaataaaagttgtGGTGGTTTCTTACCAAAATAAGGTGGTCAGCTGGTGATCGGaggtggctgcaagtgaagttGAGATGATGGTGGAGGAAGAGGGTACACGGTAGAGTGAGGAGAAcaggagaaaaaaaatgtgtgatAGGGTTTAGTGTAGTTTGTTCGTACAATTtaatatagaatatatatatatatatatatatatttttttttttaatctatataGCTCTCACTATAACCCTGACTTCTCTGTCcggcaaatatatttttttttatctgattaTCAAAAGGACAATCATGTCCTCAAGTTATAACAAAATTACAAACTGTCCCTTTCTCATATTTACTACTTTACCAATATTCCTACGATTTACTTCCAtcaaattttaatatttctaaatttataattataaccTCTATAATACTATGTGACTCAATGGATATGACTACAAGGACATTTGTCGGTTTTAACAAACCTACAAAATACGAGATATTACACTGACCCTGCACAGTCAGGGATAAACATCAGTTTTGCACGTCAACAATAATTCCTGCAGTAGTTAAGAATGGACTGGCCTAGAATAAATATCAAGAATGATAAGTCAATACCtgagaaaacaaaacaacagcaatgatattatattttgtcaaaattatctTTTAACTAGTTGTATATGAACCCAGCCAAATTCTGTCACCGTCAATGTCATTGATCATCTCATAgtgagggcaaatgcaatggtttgttatttactgacccaacaaaaatattgatccggtctcatctctattacacaaaaaatcaagttaAACACGTatttcaatacaatcacatcaacaaccatatcaacaaaatacaaatttctatacaatttctctttccatccaacatggaggccaacaacattccattcttccatattatccacaacaaaactacatcaaaacatcaaatattaaTACATCCACATTAAGAAAACACTAAtcctaatacagccacataaacaaaacacattttacaatacaaccacatcaacaaaatacaatatttttgttAGGCCAATAAgactttaccattgcatttgtcctaaCCCAATGGGAATTTGGCTCATCTTCTATGTTGCTTTTCCGACCCGGAACCCAATTTGAGTTCTCTGTTTCACCAACATGCTTTCCATCTTCAATCTTCATCATTCGTTACCTTTAAAGAAACAAACTTTCCCTATAAACCATTCCCAACTCAAAAGATCCCGACCGTCCCATGACACTCGtgcttctctctctgtttgttCTGCTTCATAGCCGTGCAACCGAAGCAGCACCGACTTACAGTGCTCACGATTGCGAAAACAATACTTTATTCACACCCAATAGCGCATACCAGACCAATCTCAATTCTGTTCTCGCTTCTCTTTCCAATAATGCAAGTACCAGTAATGGATTCTACAATACAACTGCTGGTCAATCCCCTCCTGATAGGGTATTTGGACTCTTCCTCTGCCGTGGAGATGTTAACGCAAGTACTTGTCAAGAATGTGTCACTACTGCATCCAGAGAGATACTTCAACGTTGCCCATCACAGAAAGAATCCTACATATGGTTCGACGAGTGCTTGCTTCGTTACTCTAACCGGTCCTTCTTTTCTAGAGTGAGTACTGTGCCCGGGTTTAATATAACTGATTCCAAGGATGTGGAGGACCCAGATCTCTTTAATCAGTTGTTGGCAACAGTCATGAATGACTTGGCTGCTGAAGTTGCAAGTGATAGTTCTGGGAAAAAGTTTGCGACTGATGAAAAGGAATTTACCAGTTCGCAGACACTGTACAGCCTGGTTCAGTGCACGCCGGATCTATCTGAGGCTAATTGCAAAACATGTCTGCAAACTGCAATTGGTTCTCTTCCATCTTGTTGTACTGGAAAACAAGGTGGAAGGTTTTTGCTTCCGACCTGCTACATTAGATTTGAATTGTACCCATTTTACCAAGTTAATGCCACAGATCGGCCACCATCAACCAATTCTAAAGGTgaagatttttatttaatatcgGTTTGAaaagttttaatattttttcaatTCATGATATGTGGGTGCCAATACTTGTGTCAGGGAAAAGGAAGATCTCTTCACAGGTGATTATTGCCATTGTTGTTCCAATATTGGTCTCCATGGTGTTGGTCGTCGTGGGCATCGTTttcataagaagaagaaaagcaaggaAGAACTACAATATTGCAGAAGAACAAAATGGTAATGACTAATGAATATGTCCATTTAATCCTTGTTTTAAGCTACTTCGATGTAGGACTAGTAGCAAAGTAATTACAAAGAAACCGATTAGTAGGATTGGAAAATGTTTTGATGTTGTTGTCAGGACTAGTGCTACACCAGTAATCTCACCCTAttttttgcaaattccattgtttAGGGTGCATTTTAGGAATATTTTTCGTAATTTCGTGCATTGTGTTTTTCAATCCATTAGGGTTGTAACCAGCTCTAGGGCTCATTATCTTTTGTCTGGTGGATTCCAgtgttgttttcttaatttaaaCATGTTGGTTTGATCGTAATCTTACTTTCCGCCTGCGTCATACTTACATGTTTGATGACTTTCGTTTTTTGGTGAACATCATTTCTGAGTCACTTTTACTCATTGGACCTACAGTTGGGGATGAAATGACACATATACAGTCTCTGCAATTCGATTTCGACACAATTGAAGCTGCCACTAACTACTTCTCTGATGATAACAAGATAGGGAGGGGTGGATTTGGCGAGGTCTACAAGGTGAGAAATTACTGTCTCAGCACAATTTACTGCAGAGAATGCATCAGTACTATTGAATATGCTTTATTACAGGGAAGGCTATTAAATGGACAAGAAATTGCAGTGAAAAGGCTATCTAAAAGCTCGGGGCAAGGTGCAGAAGAATTTAAGAATGAAGTTGTATTGGTAGCCAAGCTTCAACACAGAAATCTAGTGAGGCTATTGGGTTTCTGCGTGCGaggagaagagaagatactCATATATGAATATTTGCCCAACAAAAGTCTCGACAACTTTCTCTTCGGTATGTCTCCAGGACCAGGACTAGAAAGAAGAATAAAATTCTCATTTATGTTCTTTACACTAATATTGATGAATAATCTGCAGATCCTGAAAGGCAAGGGCGCTTGGATTGGTCGAGACGTTACAAAATCATAGTAGGTATAGCAAGAGGAATTCTTTATCTTCATGAGGATTCTCGGCTACGAATCATACATCGTGATCTTAAAACAAGCAATATTTTGTTGGATGAAAATTTGGATGCGAAAATATCTGATTTTGGCATGGCAAGAATTTTTGGTGCAGAACAAACTCAAGGAACTACAAGAAGAATTGCAGGGACATTGTAAGCTttgaatcctttttttttaacattactGTCTGATCCAATGAGCTTATTGTACTGATGGTACTGGTATGTAGTGGTTATATGTCTCCAGAGTATGCTATGCATGGTCGATTCTCGGTGAAGTCAGATATCTTCAGTTTTGGAGTTCTGATTCTAGAAATCATCAGTGGCAAGAAAAACAGTCAGTTCTTTCAATCTGACAGTGGTGA includes the following:
- the LOC119989064 gene encoding cysteine-rich receptor-like protein kinase 10, translating into MTLVLLSLFVLLHSRATEAAPTYSAHDCENNTLFTPNSAYQTNLNSVLASLSNNASTSNGFYNTTAGQSPPDRVFGLFLCRGDVNASTCQECVTTASREILQRCPSQKESYIWFDECLLRYSNRSFFSRVSTVPGFNITDSKDVEDPDLFNQLLATVMNDLAAEVASDSSGKKFATDEKEFTSSQTLYSLVQCTPDLSEANCKTCLQTAIGSLPSCCTGKQGGRFLLPTCYIRFELYPFYQVNATDRPPSTNSKGKRKISSQVIIAIVVPILVSMVLVVVGIVFIRRRKARKNYNIAEEQNVGDEMTHIQSLQFDFDTIEAATNYFSDDNKIGRGGFGEVYKGRLLNGQEIAVKRLSKSSGQGAEEFKNEVVLVAKLQHRNLVRLLGFCVRGEEKILIYEYLPNKSLDNFLFDPERQGRLDWSRRYKIIVGIARGILYLHEDSRLRIIHRDLKTSNILLDENLDAKISDFGMARIFGAEQTQGTTRRIAGTFGYMSPEYAMHGRFSVKSDIFSFGVLILEIISGKKNSQFFQSDSGDDLLSYAWKHWRKGTTSEILDPTLEDSYSKPEFMRCIRIALSCVQEDPADRPTMVSVVLMLSSSSTTIPLPRKPAYFPGNRKEFKDATTESSYQSTNKSMPSSTNEISLTKLHPR